In Rattus norvegicus strain BN/NHsdMcwi chromosome 1, GRCr8, whole genome shotgun sequence, a genomic segment contains:
- the LOC100911184 gene encoding vomeronasal type-1 receptor 4-like, translating into MDFWNLTIRIIFLSQTTIGILGNFSLMFYYLILYYRQGTLKPTDLILMHIMAANAVILLSSGVPSTMSAFRQKPFLNDFACELLLYIQRFGRSVSIGATCLLSVFRVMKISPRESCLTDHKMRTANYICCSTSLLWVLYLLIHSTFFMYTFIKRNSKNMTKELEFAFCSIVGQDDIILSLYAALVMCPEVLFSALITWSSTSMIVILYRHKQRVQHIHSSHGSSRNSPEFRATQNILALVSAFLAFYTLSSILRGCITFSHNHYLWLVNITPIASLFFPSLHPLFL; encoded by the coding sequence ATGGACTTCTGGAATCTGACAATCAGAATCATTTTTTTGTCTCAAACTACAATTGGAATTCTAGGAAACTTCTCTCTTATGTTCTACTACCTCATCCTTTACTACAGACAAGGCACATTAAAACCCACAGATTTGATTCTTATGCACATAATGGCAGCCAATGCTGTGATCCTTCTCTCTTCAGGAGTGCCCAGCACAATGTCAGCTTTCAGACAGAAGCCATTCTTGAATGATTTTGCATGCGAGCTCCTATTGTATATTCAACGATTTGGCAGGAGTGTGTCCATTGGTGCcacctgccttctgagtgttttCCGGGTCATGAAAATCAGCCCCAGGGAATCGTGTTTGACAGATCATAAAATGAGAACAGCCAACTACATTTGTTGCTCCACTTCTCTCCTCTGGGTTTTGTATTTGTTGATACATTCCACTTTCTTTATGTACACATTTATCAAAAGGAATAGCAAAAATATGACAAAAGAACTAGAATTTGCATTCTGCTCCATTGTAGGGCAAGATGATATCATTTTATCACTCTATGCTGCACTGGTGATGTGCCCTGAAGTGCTCTTCTCTGCGCTCATCACTTGGTCCAGTACATCCATGATTGTCATTCTGTACCGACACAAGCAGAGGGTTCAACACATTCACAGTTCTCATGGTTCCAGCAGAAATTCTCCTGAGTTCAGAGCCACTCAAAATATCCTGGCCCTGGTGTCTGCCTTTTTGGCTTTTTATACTCTCTCTTCAATCTTAAGAGGCTGTATTACTTTTTCACATAATCACTATTTGTGGCTGGTGAACATCACTCCCATTGCTTCtctgttttttccctctttgcacCCTTTGTTTTTATAA